A window of Cydia amplana chromosome 16, ilCydAmpl1.1, whole genome shotgun sequence genomic DNA:
tctcctttctcaagcactaacagtgcgagcagcgttcacgacggccgtgtatcgcgtacttaaaacaagtgagtctaaaccgtaaaattattgaaCACATTTGTCATTATCAAGCACCAAAATATATCTGTATACTTACAACTAGTCAACTATCTATCCGAGTTAGTAaagacaataaataataatgttttcaGCAAGCAAAAACATACTTTATTGTCTACACAATAGAGTTCAGCTACGCTAGACGTAGGAAGAGAACAGCGCTGCGTCTCCTCTTTTACACCTATATCGATTCTATATCGAGtgatataaagattataaagtcGATATAAGTCACAAAATAAGGAGGCAGTCGTAGTAAATTTTTGCTTGATGAAATTGCACGTGATTATAAAATAGAATCGTTAGTAAATGCAGCGCTATTTGTAAAAGTCTTACCTTTGAAATAGTTTCACGAGTAAGTTTCTACAATTTTGCCATAAGGCCTTTGTAAAACCACAAACCAGGAACAGTAAGCATATTTCATGACGGCTTTCTAGATTGAAAACATCATCACCGTGAAATACATAATCAAGGACTTATGGCATTAATTTGTGAAACAGTACTTTAGAAGCCTTTTACAATTAGACTGGCTTGTAAGAGTTAATCTCGCTTTGGCAGTGGAAAGGATTTGGTTTGTGAAATTACCTAAATATAATAGGAACGTTACGATTCCTTCTTTTGGTTCAATTGTGGGAAGAAAGCTTCGATGGGTAGGATAGGGTCATCCGTCGCTATGGTAAAGTAGCTAGGTACTCTTCTACTGCTCTGAGATACTGTTTTGAACATGCCTGGAGTGTTGTAGTCTTTGCTGGCCGCTAGAGTTAAATCAGACACCCGCTTTGAGTGCTCAAATAAATGCTCAATTGGATCGTGGTGTTTCTTGTCAGCGATTTTCATAATGGCGCTTTCAGACCGCGTTCTCTCGGAAGTGATGTCTTCTTTGTGGTCTGTGGTAGTTTCTGTCACGCTGATGTCTTGTACTGATTCGCCGATTTCggaatcttttatctttttccgGATCAGTCGTTTGTGAGTGACCGTGGTCGGAGTGGTGGGATCTGTGGCTTCCTCAGTAGTCGGCCTCGGTCTTCGGGAACCGTTGCGGATGCGAGATGAGATCTTCTGCGTCGTTCCCTCTGTAGGTTCTACTGTCGTCTGTCTCACTCTGCTGGACTGTCTGGCATGCGTCTGCTCTGTTTGCTCAGGGGCCTCAGTCGCGTCGCTCACCTTATGTCTGGGATCTTTAGGCACAAATTTCTTTCTCTCAGTAGCGGTATCATTTTCACTATTGTATCTGTTGTTATCGTTGTGCGGTCTTCTTTGGGGAAATCTTACTTTCGGCGCATGTTGGGTATCTGCAGATTTTTCTGTGGTGCTTGTAGTAGAGCTGAGGCGATTTCTGTAGTCTTTTACGCTGAACCGAGGTCGGTTACTTTCATATTTATTCTTCAGTCTAGGTCTTAGTACTTTAGCGGGTGGATCGGGTGTGGTTTCAACTCTGGGAGTAGTGGTGGTCGCTTCATCTGTTACTTCACTGCTGAGAGATTGAGTAGTGGTCTCCTTATGACCTCTAATTGATTCAAATTCAGCGTCTAATGGCTTAAGGTCTCTATGGAACGAGAAATCCTTATCAGGTCTGGTGGTTTTTAGTGTGTCGCTTAAACTGACTGCTATATCGCTGGTGGGTGTGTCCTTTTCATCCTGCTTGTGTGTGTAGTCTGGCGTCTCGCTCTTTGTTTCAAACGGGCGTTGGGTTACTTTGAGTTGTGGTCGTGTCGCTATCTTCATTATTGGGGACTCATTGTTAGAATCGTAGTCCCGGTAAGATTGTGTTGTAGTCTCGTATCTTTCTGTGGTGGTTAGTGGTCTACGGTGGCCGAGTTTCTTCTTTGCTATCGTTGGATACGTGGGTGCTATGGTGGGGAGGGCGCTTGTTATTAAATCGTCGTTCACACCGGGAGTGGTGAGGTTATACTGACTTTTATATTTCGATGGTCTACGAGTGAAGGCCTGGTATTCGTCGCCGGCGTCAGTCGTGGGTGTGAGTTCCGTTGAGGATTGAACGTATTTAGCAGTGCTAGATTCTTCCCTGTGATGGATGTTGGCTAGCGGGGGACGACGCCTTCGGTTCTTGATCCTTTTCCTTTGCTTTTCCTTCTCAGTTGGCGGAATAGTGCTTGGGCGCTTAAAGTGCTTGTTTGGAGGAAGCGTAGGCAAAGGCTCAACTAGAAGATCGTTGTTTTCGTCGTTGCCTGTAGTGGTAGTGGTGGTGGTGGTCGTGACTGCTTGGGTACTCGTTTGCTTGTACGCCTCAGTCGGCTTCTTCGTTCGTCTCGGCGGGCTGTGGTCGTCGTACGAAGGAGTGACTTTGTAGTAATAGTCTTTCAGCTTGTGCTTTCCTATAGGTTCAAAGTCGTCGCCTAGCGGCCTTCTGCTTTGAGCTTCGACGTTTCCGTCGTAATTCAAAGAGTTTTCGTAGCCTTTTTCGGCTTCTGTTACAATAGCGAACTCTTCGGGGATCTGCGTCGTTTCAGGCTTAAAGGAGGAGTCATAATACTGTTGCTTTGTAACCGCTTCATCGGTGACTTTCTGATTGTCGTAGTCAGGGCTCGCGGTCCACGGCGCCTTAGACGAATGTGTGTTAAGTTCGTCGGAGTAAGTTTCCGTCACTTCATAAGTTGCTCGGAAAGGAACGGCATTAGGCGTTCCCTCTAAATGACTAGGCGGGTTTATGTACTGCTGGGATACTTCATGGTTGCCGCCCGCGGCGAAGTTATCGTGGATCTTGTGTTTCTTCTTCTCGTAATTCGAGTTAATCGTTTGCTGATCGTAATAATTTTGCGCTTGGAAGTTCTGTTGCACCGGGTATTGGAAATCGTTGTAGTAGTTTGCCAAAGTGGTCGTTTGTACTGGGTTGTAGGTTGTTACTTTGTTGTAGTCAGAGCTGTATTGTTTTGAAAAGGGATCTTGTGGGCTAGCTTTGAAGCCGCCCTTATTGCCTGCGTTAGGGTCGATCTTTGGAGCGGTAGACACCTTGGGTGGCTGTGTGGGGACATTCTTGTTGTAGTCGGTGACGGCTGTCCCGAAGTGTATTTGGTTGACGGTGGATTGCAGCTTTGGCGTAGTTGTTGGGAAGTAACTCGGAGGTTGTTTGTAGTTAGGAGAGTAGCTGAATGAGTTGAAGATAGTCTGTCTCGTCGGCTGTTGAGGTATGAAAGTTGTCCTAGTCGGGAACCCTGGGGTCTGTCCTTTGACGGATTGCACGTTGAACGGGCTGAACGTACCTGAAAATTGAAGAACATCTTAAACATTACTCTTTTTCAAACATATTTAGATCACTTAGGACAGGTAATATAATTTACAAGAGCTGAGAGACAGCGTGTTGTCGTATAAGCGGTATAAGTCGTATTGTATACCAGCTCGTATCTTGTTTGAGTCTTACCAAAAATTCGCGGTGGGAAAGAGTTGTCCTGGAACGTGTAATGCGAATACGGGTTGACGGGTATCTTCTGACCGGGGAAGTTCTGCGCGAAGTTCTGCGCCGGGAACGTCTGCTGCTGGGCCGTCTTCACCTGCTGGTGTAGAGCTTGCTGGGCGGCATCATTATCTGGCAGTTTGTACACTTCAGGCTTATAGATCTCAGTCTCGCTCGATTGCGGTTTCTTCTCTGGCTTCGAGAAGTCAGCAGGCTTTGGGTAGATATCGAAAGGCTTCCCAGTTTGATATTGGTATTGGACCGGTTGAACATGCTGCTGGATCGGCTGCTTGAACTTTTGTGGGTATTTTGTGAAGACCGGTCTCGCGGCGTAGGGGTTATGTGGGTTTCGGATCAGCACGCTTTCGACCGGGAAGTTCTGGACGTATTTGTAGTGGGTCAGGCCGTTGTTGTAAGGGTTGTGGTAGGAGTTGACGGGTTGGTTGAGGGGGGGTTGGGTGGGGACAGTTCGGTGGGTCGTGGGGCGGTAGGACTGGGCTATGGAGGTGAGTTTGGTGGCGTCGCGGGTGACGAGCGGGCGCGCGGAGGAGGCGTACTGGTCGTGCGCCGGGCCGGGCGCGGGGAGCTTGTAGGTGGGGGGCGCGTGGAGGGGGGCCGTGCCGTACGCGCCGTACACCAGGCCGCTGGACCCGAGCACTGGCCGCCAGCCGCCTTTGGACAACGGGAGAGCCtggaaataaaacataaaaggtGAAACATTGACAGTAGAACATGGTTTAGTTAGTGGataaaaaatgaaaaagaaaagaaagcGGTTTCTGTAAGTAATTAAACTCTTGGTCATCAAAACAAATGGATTGAAATCCGTGGGGCCATCTGGTTGACTGTGCATAAAACTGGTTGGTTACTAAGTAAACAATTCCACACGAATCTTTTACCCTGTGATTTATCTTCATTGCTATTTGTGGGCGCGCAGAACGAAAGCGTGATCGCGCACGCATGGTAAACACCCGAAGGAAAATGGTCGTAACTCCGTAGAAAACTTTAATGTAGTTAGAACCTTTTACGGGTGGTAGCGATTCTGAAGTCTCGTGCAATCTCAATAATTTGCAATAACGCAATACGATTTGGCACGGAGCGGCAACGGCGTACCTGCCGTAGGTACTGCAGGCGCGCTgggaaatttatgttttttaatgtattttgtatCTGTCCGTCAGTTGCGATCAGATCATTACTAATGATTGCGGCAATCTCGTATAATTTTTATAGCAACAAGTTTGAAAATCAGTTTAACAATTTTCAGCTCAATTGAGTAATTTTGGTGGCCGGCCGAGCAGCCGCTAGCGCTAGCACCGCGGCCAGCCATAGCTTAtcaaacaacaggcggtcttatcgctaaaagcaATCTCTATACATACCGATTGTGTTGGCATGGATCGGCGGTGGTGGCCGGCCGAGCTTGGAGCCGCTAGCGCCAGCACCGCGGCCAGCCATAGCCCCcctgaaacaaaacaaattctgTTTAATTATCACTGATTATCCAGGTCAACGCTCCCAAATCCGTCTGTGGGAAATTCCGTGTACGaacactttttttaaacaatattccacGATTGCTATTAGTTTCAGCAGTCAAAAGCAGACGGGCTCTAATTCCTACGgatcaaataaaaaaacaaaattacgcTCTTGGCCGCATTAACCTAACCCGGACTATGTCAGGAGACTCTCATTCTATACATTTACCTCCTGATAGTCCTGATTATAATCTTACAGTGGCGAATTTCCTATAATAATGGgttcaattcaatttaatattcaattacTATACTAGGCATAATCATTGAGTAGTTTACTACGAATGTGAAAACTATCATTAAAGATTATCCCTTAGGCCTCCGCAACAAACACAACTTGCCATATCATTGTCCACTTTAAGCAATCAAGGCTACTTTCTACGTATTTTTGTCAAATCATAGTTAATAAAGTCTAATGCGCCCGACGGGTCGACAAAAAGTCGCAATTGCGTCAAATTACATATCCGTAAGGAGGCTTTGTGGGAAAGCGATAGTGCAAGTAAAAAGTCGGTAATCAAGTTCGCTTTTATACCTGTTTATTAAATACAGGGATTACcagttatacagggtggcccatttagattggtcagtatgggaaagtctgaaactataagacatacgaagatctgttcttaggaaccatgtcatcgattttaacaaCAAGAAAAATTGCATTCATACAtacgtatgtcttatagtttcagactttcccatactgaccgacttaaatgggccaccctgtatagaagTTAAGCGCCTTTGAAGCGCCGCGCCAGTAAGTTTGCGTTGCGACTAAGAAAGTCCTCGTCTTTTTTTAGGGAAAAGAAACaatcggaacccttataggatcactttgttgtccgtccgtccgtccgtctgtctatcaaGACCcattatctcgggaacgcgtggaaGTATCGAGTTGATTGCAACTGGTTTTAATTGTAAAACCATATACTCAAGTCTACAGTCCcatgaagctgtgaaaaaattgCATTGAATTGATATCTATCAGCGTACCCTtccagtttgaaaaatactataggtacctagtaccaGTGAAATTACTCCGCAAATAaattcttgtcagtaaataatataattattgaacTTCCTGTCGTTGTCACGGTTGCAAAAATCACTTTCCGTCTCATTACACCGATCAAACTTTCGTACGAAAGTAAATGGCGGCAAATTGAGTGGCAGTCGGTTTGTGGACCGGAACCGAGTGACCGAGCGACTCGTTCCCACGCCTtcgaatcattcattcattcttatGATGTGATTAAAGAAATGTTTATAAAACTGTCCTTCCTTTGAAAAAACAACTAAATATTGCAAAGTGATAAAAACTATCTTGTGTCCTTCCCcgagcctcaaactatctccttACTAAATTTCATGTAAATCGATTCAGCGAAATTGAATCGTGAATTGGTAATAGACAGACATTCGCAAGTCTCATTTTTTTTGGAaggagtaaaaaaaaatgtttactgcTACGCCAACATTTCTTTTAGTGCTTAGCCCTAATATTTCAGTCGAGAAACTtttttacagatgtagtgcataattattttccattgtattttcacggaaacttacgaacgtatcttgctatttcagtcaatcTCGGTACAAAACGTAAGACTgaactagcatgacaaatactaacgatggaatacaattattttatgcactacatctgttcACTTGTTGTGTTagatagtacagtcgccatcagatatatcggagcggctaaggtgctcacaaatatctgaacacgcctttattgtcaaggcgttagagtgcgtgttcagatattgtgaacaccttggccgctccgatatatctgatggcgactgtacgtacCTAAGTAATTAAAAGTCTGTAGAAACTCATTGATTCGTACCCAAGTCTTCTCCCAACTTTTTCCGATTAGCATGTTCTCGTGCTGCGAATGAGGTTGATTGCGAACGTAACAATTACACTCGTTATAGCCCTTTACGTAAGGTTACTTTACGTTAACGGGGGCACTATTGTTTCTCGAGTAGGGAGAATTTGGGCCAATCACGCATGTACATGGAAGAATGGCGTATCTTTGCTAATGAAATAGGGTATTAtactgcatttaaaataaattatttcacaccatgcatgaaacgTATCTAGATATGATAAAGGCACTGCAGATTAAATTCATAAAATTAATGGTtgacaaaaaaactaaaataaaatgtaaaagtacTACCTATGAACAGCTCTTCTtagaatgtaatattttaacagTTCATGAAAAAGTCACGTTAGTATTAGCTCTAGAACAAATGTGTAATGATgagtttaaaatacctattgtcAATCAAAGGTTACAGAGATAGTAATAAATTGCTGGTACCTAACTAGTTTTACGAATTATTATGGCCAGAGAAGTAGAAAATATTGCATGGCATgtatataatagtattttatgcaaacgttgtttaagagaggtcaaaaaaggcgagtggtgtgagtaacaatttgaggcgaagccgaaaattgttaataaacacggcacgagtattttttgactcagttaaacaacgttgcatacaatactttttctacgaccaagcacttaattttaaataaaattgaaaatttaacaaatatttttaattcaagaagtagcaaaaatggagggtaggtactggcgggaaaagaatgaatgaatgaatgaaataaaataaaaaacataactatggttcacttatttgtcagagatgacatttataataaggttggcaacactgtatttcattcaatattttttaagtggtcattttACACGAAGTAtggtaaaatcgccaaaaagatactgcgtgtatgcacaaattcttttttggggaatagactaaagacttgtcttgacaactataaggtagggttttaaaggtgtatgcacgaccctttaaatgacaaataaaagtacgggagtagaaaaacatattttcgAACGTTGGCTTGTACAGATATTTGTGATATCGACTCTACCTACGGATAGTCTTGTCCGGTGTCACGCGTAATTGACCGTGGTTGAAGCTGACTGTCCTGTATCTTTATTATCTTTCACCCCATTACCATTAAGTTCTCAGTATTCAGTGTGGCAGCTTCCTGCACCGTGACGAttaacttaattataattatacatactagAAATGTTTGCGGGTAGTACGCAATTAAGTAAGAGCGGGAAAACCGCGGCGAATCCAGGGCACGAGGCATTTCTTCTTCGCTCCAAATAcaacacaaaacaataaaatgtttttgcaGGTtctgtaaaaatatcaaatatgtaagtagtttcttaAAGTTCTGCAGTCAATTATAGTTTCGCCTATCTGTCTGTTCGTTCCGTCAGCCGTTTAGCTGAATGCTAGCTTTTTAGGATTCCTCGCCTATAGATACGTAAATTGGGGTAAGAATATGTTTTTTGCTTCAAGTCTATGGTGTGGGGTGATATGGTGTGGATAAATATTCAAAACGAAAAGGGGTGTTTTGTTTCAGTGAATATTTACGGAAATAGTCGCtccgaaagaaaaaaataatgtgccctTACTTTTGAACCAcgggtccaaaaaatatgaaaaaaaatcaagaaGAGGCTTAAGAAAAACTTTCAATGAAAACCATAAGAAACAAATTAATTGGTTAAGCCGACATAATATCAACCAATAGCCTCTATTAAAAACCTTGACGAACGGGTAATTACGGAATTTCACACTGAGTATGGCCCAACATGCTCTTGGCGGTTAGTTTATTTCTAAATTCAGCATTTTAAAAGGAGACACTCTCTGTGTGTCTCTTCTTTCCGTTTAGACTTCCAAGCTTAAATTTAACAAGACTAGtactatatttttacaaaaaacatAGTGAACAACATCGGATAAGCTGGGTCCGGAACCGCGGAAGCAGCTGATGTCACCTCTTA
This region includes:
- the LOC134655268 gene encoding adhesive plaque matrix protein-like, with product MLRTRGDKMIGGLWLAAVLALAAPSSAGHHRRSMPTQSALPLSKGGWRPVLGSSGLVYGAYGTAPLHAPPTYKLPAPGPAHDQYASSARPLVTRDATKLTSIAQSYRPTTHRTVPTQPPLNQPVNSYHNPYNNGLTHYKYVQNFPVESVLIRNPHNPYAARPVFTKYPQKFKQPIQQHVQPVQYQYQTGKPFDIYPKPADFSKPEKKPQSSETEIYKPEVYKLPDNDAAQQALHQQVKTAQQQTFPAQNFAQNFPGQKIPVNPYSHYTFQDNSFPPRIFGTFSPFNVQSVKGQTPGFPTRTTFIPQQPTRQTIFNSFSYSPNYKQPPSYFPTTTPKLQSTVNQIHFGTAVTDYNKNVPTQPPKVSTAPKIDPNAGNKGGFKASPQDPFSKQYSSDYNKVTTYNPVQTTTLANYYNDFQYPVQQNFQAQNYYDQQTINSNYEKKKHKIHDNFAAGGNHEVSQQYINPPSHLEGTPNAVPFRATYEVTETYSDELNTHSSKAPWTASPDYDNQKVTDEAVTKQQYYDSSFKPETTQIPEEFAIVTEAEKGYENSLNYDGNVEAQSRRPLGDDFEPIGKHKLKDYYYKVTPSYDDHSPPRRTKKPTEAYKQTSTQAVTTTTTTTTTGNDENNDLLVEPLPTLPPNKHFKRPSTIPPTEKEKQRKRIKNRRRRPPLANIHHREESSTAKYVQSSTELTPTTDAGDEYQAFTRRPSKYKSQYNLTTPGVNDDLITSALPTIAPTYPTIAKKKLGHRRPLTTTERYETTTQSYRDYDSNNESPIMKIATRPQLKVTQRPFETKSETPDYTHKQDEKDTPTSDIAVSLSDTLKTTRPDKDFSFHRDLKPLDAEFESIRGHKETTTQSLSSEVTDEATTTTPRVETTPDPPAKVLRPRLKNKYESNRPRFSVKDYRNRLSSTTSTTEKSADTQHAPKVRFPQRRPHNDNNRYNSENDTATERKKFVPKDPRHKVSDATEAPEQTEQTHARQSSRVRQTTVEPTEGTTQKISSRIRNGSRRPRPTTEEATDPTTPTTVTHKRLIRKKIKDSEIGESVQDISVTETTTDHKEDITSERTRSESAIMKIADKKHHDPIEHLFEHSKRVSDLTLAASKDYNTPGMFKTVSQSSRRVPSYFTIATDDPILPIEAFFPQLNQKKES